One region of Malus x domestica mitochondrion, complete genome genomic DNA includes:
- the matR gene encoding maturase R gives MKEAIRMVLEFIYDSEFPDASHFRSGRGRHSALRRIKEEWGTSRWFLEFDIRKCFHTIDRHRLIPIFKEEINDPKFFYPIQKVFSAGRLVGGEKGPYSVPHSVLLSALPGNIYLHKLDQEIGRIRQKYEIPIVQRIRSVLLRTGRIDDQENSGEEASFNAPQDNRAVIVGRAKSIQRKAALNSLVSSWHTPPTSTPRLRGDQKTPFVFPPSSAPAAFLNKPSSLLCAAFLIEAAGLTPKAEFYGRERCNNNWAMRDLIKYCKRKGPLIELGGEAILVIRSERRLARKPAPLKTHYLIRICYARYADDLLLGIAGAVELLIEIQKRIAHFLQSGLNLWVGSAGSTTIAARSTVEFPGTVIREVPPRMTPIQFLRELEKRLRVKHRIHITACHLRSAINSKFRNLGNSIPIKQLTKGMSETGSLLDGVQLADTLGTAGVRSPQVSVLWGTVKHIRQESKGISLLHSSGRSKAPSDVQQAVSRSGMSVRKLSLYTPAGRKAAGEGGGHWAGSISSEFPIQIEAPIKKILRRLRDRGIISRRRPWPIHVACLTNVSDGDIVNWSAGIAINPLSYYRCRDNLYQVRTIVDHQIRWSAIFTLAHKHKSSARNIIPKYSKDSIIVNQEGGKTLAEFPNSIELGKLGPGQDPNNKERSTTSLV, from the coding sequence ATGAAAGAGGCGATCAGAATGGTACTCGAATTCATTTACGATTCCGAGTTTCCAGACGCATCGCACTTCCGCTCGGGTCGAGGCCGCCACTCGGCCCTAAGACGGATCAAAGAAGAGTGGGGAACCTCTCGCTGGTTTTTGGAATTCGACATCAGGAAGTGTTTTCACACCATCGACCGACATCGACTCATCCCAATCTTTAAGGAAGAGATCAACGATCCCAAGTTCTTTTACCCCATTCAGAAAGTCTTTTCCGCCGGACGACTCGTAGGAGGTGAGAAGGGCCCTTATTCCGTCCCACACAGTGTACTACTATCGGCCCTACCAGGCAACATCTACCTACACAAGCTCGATCAGGAGATAGGGAGGATCCGACAGAAGTACGAAATTCCGATTGTTCAGAGAATCAGATCGGTTTTATTAAGGACAGGTCGTATTGATGACCAAGAAAACTCTGGAGAAGAAGCAAGCTTCAACGCTCCCCAAGACAACAGAGCCGTCATTGTGGGGAGGGCAAAGAGCATCCAACGCAAAGCGGCCTTAAATTCCCTTGTTTCGTCGTGGCACACCCCCCCCACAAGCACCCCCCGGCTCAGGGGGGACCAGAAAACGCCTTTCGTTTTCCCCCCTTCGTCGGCCCCTGCTGCCTTCCTTAACAAGCCCTCGAGCCTCCTTTGCGCCGCCTTCCTCATAGAAGCCGCCGGGTTGACCCCGAAGGCCGAATTCTATGGTAGAGAACGCTGTAATAATAATTGGGCCATGAGAGACCTTATTAAGTATTGCAAAAGAAAGGGCCCGCTGATAGAGCTGGGCGGGGAGGCGATACTAGTTATCAGGTCAGAGAGACGCCTGGCCCGTAAGCCGGCCCCCTTAAAAACCCATTACTTAATAAGGATTTGTTACGCGCGATATGCCGACGACTTACTACTGGGAATCGCGGGTGCCGTAGAGCTTCTCATAGAAATACAAAAACGTATCGCCCACTTCTTACAATCCGGCCTGAACCTTTGGGTAGGCTCTGCAGGATCAACAACAATAGCTGCACGGAGTACGGTAGAATTCCCCGGTACGGTCATTCGGGAAGTCCCTCCGAGGATGACTCCCATACAATTCTTGCGAGAGCTGGAAAAGCGTCTACGGGTAAAGCACCGTATCCATATAACTGCTTGCCATCTACGCTCCGCCATCAATTCCAAGTTTAGGAACCTAGGTAATAGTATCCCGATCAAACAGCTGACGAAGGGGATGAGCGAAACAGGGAGTCTACTAGACGGGGTTCAACTAGCGGACACTCTTGGAACGGCCGGAGTAAGAAGTCCCCAAGTGAGCGTATTATGGGGGACCGTCAAGCACATCCGGCAAGAATCAAAGGGGATCTCGTTGTTGCATAGCTCAGGTCGGAGCAAGGCGCCATCGGACGTTCAACAGGCAGTTTCACGATCGGGCATGAGTGTCCGGAAGTTGTCATTGTATACTCCCGCGGGTCGGAAGGCGGCGGGGGAAGGGGGAGGACACTGGGCTGGATCTATCAGCAGCGAATTCCCCATACAGATAGAGGCGCCTATCAAAAAGATACTCCGAAGACTTCGGGATCGAGGTATCATTAGCCGAAGAAGACCCTGGCCAATCCACGTGGCCTGCTTGACGAACGTCAGCGACGGAGACATCGTAAATTGGTCCGCGGGCATCGCGATAAATCCTCTGTCCTACTACAGGTGCCGCGACAACCTTTACCAAGTCCGAACGATTGTCGACCACCAGATCCGCTGGTCTGCAATATTCACCCTAGCCCACAAGCACAAATCCTCGGCGCGGAATATAATCCCAAAGTACTCCAAAGACTCAATTATAGTAAATCAAGAAGGTGGTAAGACCCTTGCAGAGTTCCCCAACAGCATAGAGCTGGGGAAGCTCGGACCCGGTCAAGATCCGAACAACAAGGAGCGCTCAACTACTAGTCTAGTTTAG